The Natrinema caseinilyticum genomic sequence ACCGCGACCGTTCGCGGTGATTCGACGACGAGTCGAACGTCCGGATCGGTCGGCGTCGGGGCCCGCTCCGGAGTGTACGTCGAGGGGAGGTAGAACGCCATCGTGACGGTGTCCCCATCGGCGTCCGTTCGAACCGGCGCGGTCATCGAAATCGACTCGCTTCGCGTCGCCACCGGTGCCGTCATCGCGACGTCCTCACTTCGAGCGTTCGAGCCCGATAGATAGCGAAACAGGCGCTGGAACGCGGTTCGTTCGGTTTCCGCCGTCGTCTCGACGAGAACGAGTTGCGGATAGCGCCGAATTTCGATTCCGTCGAATCGGTCTATCGTTTCCGAGGGAACGCGTTCGGTCGTCCGGGACGCGTAAACGCCCCACCCGATCCACACCGCAACCAGGGCGCCGATTCCGACCAGCATTCGCCGTATCGATCGCATACGTCTCGTACTGGGACGACGGTCAAAGCCGTACAGGGCACGTTCAGCCGAATTAGAACGTCATCCAGATCGACGGATCGGATCGCGGTCCGCCCGGACGACCCGGATGCCGCTCGGGAACCGAACGTGACGACCGACGCACGAACACCGCGAGAGCGCCCTGTCAGCTATAAGGCTCGAGCCACCGTCACACCAATCGTGCCCGGCACCGATCCACACCCCGTACTTGTCGATGGCCTGACAAAGTACTACGGAGACGTCCGCGGTGTGGAAGATCTCTCGTTCACCGTCGAACGCGGGGAGATATTCGGCTTTCTCGGACCGAACGGGGCGGGCAAGTCGACGGCGATTCGCGTCCTGCTCGGCCTGTTGAAACCCACCGGCGGCGACGCCACCGTGCTCGGGCGCGACGTGACCGATCGGTGGGAACTCCGCGATATGAAACGCCACATCGGCTACCTGCCGAGCGACGTGACCTTCTACGACCGGGTCACGGGCGCGGAGATCCTCGCGTACTTCGGGCGATTGCGGGGCGACGAGCGCCGGGCGGAACTCCTCGATCGATTTCCCGTTCCCCTCGATCGGAACGTGAAGGCCTACTCGAGCGGGAACAAACAAAAACTCGCCATCGTCGCGACGTTCATGCACGATCCCGAACTGGCGATCATGGACGAACCGACGTCGGGGCTCGATCCGCTGGTCCAGAACGAGTTCTACGAACTGCTCGAGGAACGGGAAGAACGGGGACAGACGAGTTTCTTCTCCTCGCACGTCCTGAGCGAGGTCCGCCGCGTCTGCGATCGCGTCGGGATCATCAGGAAGGGGCGGTTGATCGAACTCGATAGCGTCGAGAACATCCTCGCGGAGGGCGGGACGATCGTCACCGTCCGACTGGCCGAGGAGCCGCCGACCGCCGACCTCGAGTTCCCCGGGACCGCACACGTCGAGCGGCGGGACGACAGGTACCGACTCGTGTTGTCACGGGAGTTCGATTCGCTGATCGATCGCCTCCACGAGTACACCGTGCTCGACCTGGAGGTCCGCGAGGCGTCCATCGAAGACGTGTTCATGCATTTCTACGGTGACACCGAGGATACCGATGGAGAACCCGACGCGACCCGGATGGACCCCGACGCTGGAAGGGCCACCGGGAGCGGCGACTCCGGGCCGGCCGGAGACGCGTCCTGATCGCCGGGCCCGAACGCCGAGCGATCCGGTCGCGATGCCGTCTCCGACAGATGACGCTCGATAGACGAAGCCGTCTCCCGCGGGAACGGACCGCCGCTCGAGGAGCCGAGGACGCCAGGCTCAGCGCCGTCGGATCCACCAGACTGCCGCGAGGAGGAGGACGACCCCGACGAGAGCGAACGGAGCGAGCGAGTCGACGTCCGTCTCCTCGTTGGTGTCGGCGATCGAAACCGGAATGGCCATCGGATCGGTGCTCGTTCGCTCGCCGGTTCCCGTGTCGTACGTAATAGACAGCGTCGCGCTGGCGGTGGTCTCGATGGCGTCGGTCGACGACTCCAGGGGGAACCGGACCGTTTCCGACTCGCCCGACTCGAGGGGACCGATATAGGCCGTCGGTGACTCGCTCGTCAGCGGCGGACTGACGTTCATCACGGCGACGGCACCCGTGACCGTCTCGTTGCCGTCGTTGGTGATACGCACCTCGTAGATTCCCTCCCCGTCGACGGGGATGTCGCCGTCGACGGGCGTAACATCGAACGGCTGGGACTCGGTGACCGGCAGGCCGAGCACCGAGGGACCGCCGGTCACTACGGTTTCGTTGTCGTCGTCATCGTCGTCATCGTCGTCCTCATCGTCCCCATCGTCATCGTCGTCATCGTCGTCATCGTCGTCCTCGTCGATGGTGTACTGGACGCGAGCGTACAGCGGGTACGTTCCGGGTTCGACGTCGGCCGCTGCGATATCGACGTCGATGGTCTCGGTATCGCCGGGCCAGATGTCCTCTATGTAAACCGACTGGGACGGCTGCGGGGCGGCGGGCGACCCGAGAGTCAACGCGCCGGCTGGTGGCTCCAACGTCACGACGATGTCAGTCGCCTCCTCGTCGCCGTCGTTCTCAACTTCGAGGACGACCGACGCGGCGTTACCCGCTCGGACCGACTGATTGTCGGCGACAGTTACGGTGAGGTTGTCGTCGGGCGGTTGGACTCGCCCCGTGTCCGTCGCCGACGCGTCCGCCCTCGCAGCGGCTCCGTCTCCGCCGGTCGGCACTCGAGGGGCGGGTCCGACGTCGGCTCCGGGAGTCGTCTCGTTGAACGGCGCGAGCTGGCCGTCGGGTGTCGTCGGCACCGTATCGTTGGCTCGCGTGTCGTTTCCGGGCTGGTCGTTTTGTAGTGCTGGGGCCGCAGTACTGCCGGAAACGGGAACGAGACCACCGACGGAAAGCAACAGCGCGACGAGCAAGCAGCCGGCGAGGGCGACCCGACGACGCGAGCGGTGGCTCGAGCCACCCGCCTGACCCGTCATGTCCGCTCCGAGACGGACGAGAACGGAATAAAAGACCGCCCCCGTTCCGGCCTCAAACCGCCCGCTTACCCGGAGCGGTGTCGAGGCAACCGGTAGTTACCTCGAACGGTCGTCTCAGATCACACGCCACCTATAAGTGACAGGCCCCCGTGGGACGGCAGCGACGAACCGAATGCTCGAGATCACGTCGTTCGAGGCCGGTCGTCGGCTCCGAGGAGCCGTGTTACTCTCGGGTGCGCTGATCGCGCTGATCGCGCTCACCATCGGGCTCTTTCCGTCGATCCAGGAGACCGGCGTCGACTTCGACGCCTACCTCGAGTCGCTACCGCCGGAGGCGAGGCGTGCGTTCGTCGGCAACGTGACGACGTTGACGACGATCGAGGGGTACCTCGTCTCTCAGCTCTACCAGTTCGGCTGGGTGTTGCTGCTCGCGATATACTACGCCTACGCCGCCGCCTCGACGGTCGCCGCGGAGGTAGAGCGGGGCACCGTGGGCCTGATGCTCTCGTTGCCGGTGACGAGAACGCGTTTCGTCGTCGGGAAGTTCCTCTCGCTCGTCCCGGGACTCGTCCTGGTCAACGCGATCACGTTCCTCGCGGTCTATCTCGGCGTCAGGATCGTCGACGAGTCGATCGACGTGACCTACCTGTTCGCCGTCCACGCCGCTTCGATCCCCTATCTGCTCGCCTGCGCCGGCGTCGGGTTGCTGGCGTCCGTCGCGTTCGACTCGGTTCGGCGAGCGCAGACCGTCGGCGCCGGGGCGGTTTTCGGACTGTTCTTGCTCGATACGTTCACGTTCGATACCGACTACGAGTGGCTCGGCGACGTCGCCGTCTCCCGGTACTTCGACCCAGGGGCGATTCTCGTCGACGGCGACATCTCGATGTCCGATCTCACGCTCCTCGTGGTCGTGGCGGTCGTCCTGGTCGTCGTCAGTAGCGAGTACTTCGAACGACGAGACGTCTCCGGGTGATCACGCCTCTCGCTCCGCGTACCAGTCAGCGAATTTCGCCAGCGCCCGACCGCGATGGGAGATCGCGTTCTTCTCGTCGGTACTCATCTCGGCGAAGGTCTGCCCGTTGTACTCGAAGATCGGATCGTACCCGAATCCGCCGTCCCCGCGGGGTGCGACCAGCGTCCCGGCGACCGCCCCTTCGAAGGTCTCCGTCCCGTCTTCGTCCGCGTACGCGATGACGGTGCGAAAACGTGCGCGACGGTCCTCTTCGTCCTTCGCGAGCCGCCAGAGCCGCTCGACGCCGACGGTGTCCTCGACGTACGCCGAGTACGGCCCGGGAAATCCGCCCAGCGCGTCGACGAACAACCCGCCGTCGTCGACGAGAACCGGTTCGTCACTCCCCAGTTCCGCGAACGCTTCCCGTGCACCGTAGGTCGCGATCGCTGCGAGCGAGTCGCTCTGAACCTCCGTGTAGTCGTACTCGAGTTGCTCGACGGGTTCGACCCCCTCGAGGTACGCTCGCGCCTCGCGGACCTTGCCCTCGTTCCCGGTGACGAATCGAATTGCCATATACGAGGCGGCGTTCCCGGGCGGAAAATAGGCGTCGGTGCGTCGGTGTCGACTGTCCGATTTCGAACGGACGGTTGGGTGAGGACTGTCTCGTGCCCACTCGACGAGACAGCGTCGCGTAGCGAGTTCGGCCGTCGAGCGAGCGCTACAGGTCCAGGGCCTCCATAACGGCCGACTCGGCTTTCCGGAGGTGTTCGGCGGCCGTCCCGGGTGCACAGTCGAGTACCCCGGCGACGTCCTCGACGCTCGCCGACCGGGGGACGTCGAAATAGCCGAGGTCCCGGGCGACCCGGAGCGCCTCGCGCTGGCGGGCGGTCAGCGCACCGGCCGCGGCGTCGCTCCCGTCGTACTCACCGACGCGACCGACGGTCGTCTCGATTCCGTCCGGGACGTCCGCTAACGCCCGCCGGATGTCCTCGGATTCACCGACGACGGAGAATCGGACCGTCCAGTCGGACCGGTACTCGAGGGGCGGCAGGGCGACGAGACTCCCGCGCGTGAAGCTTTCGAGCAGTCGATCGTCGACGTTCGCGGGGGCGTCTCGCACGTACACGGTAAACGACCGATCGCCGGTCGGCGTGAGTTCGTACTCGTTCACTCGGCCGGTTTCGTCGAGGGCGGCCTCGTAGACGTCCGGATCGCCGACCACGTGAAAAATAAAGGCGTTGTCGTCTCCGTCGTCGCCGGTGAAGTTTCCGTGAACCATCCGATACTCGTCGAACGCGTCGCTATCGGCGACGAACCGGTGCATCGGATGGATCGTCTCGGCGTCGTACCGGAGGATGAGCCGAACGGTCTTCATGCCCTGGCAGTCAGGCGGCGATATATAAATAGCCTAGTGGCTGTCGCACCAGCGACTCGTCCGCGCCGCGAGAACGGTCGCGTATGTCGTCACGTTCGACGCACGAGTCCGGGACGGCGGAATCGGACCCGCGTCCCGACCTCGAGAGACTCC encodes the following:
- a CDS encoding helix-turn-helix domain-containing protein, giving the protein MKTVRLILRYDAETIHPMHRFVADSDAFDEYRMVHGNFTGDDGDDNAFIFHVVGDPDVYEAALDETGRVNEYELTPTGDRSFTVYVRDAPANVDDRLLESFTRGSLVALPPLEYRSDWTVRFSVVGESEDIRRALADVPDGIETTVGRVGEYDGSDAAAGALTARQREALRVARDLGYFDVPRSASVEDVAGVLDCAPGTAAEHLRKAESAVMEALDL
- a CDS encoding ABC transporter ATP-binding protein, which produces MPGTDPHPVLVDGLTKYYGDVRGVEDLSFTVERGEIFGFLGPNGAGKSTAIRVLLGLLKPTGGDATVLGRDVTDRWELRDMKRHIGYLPSDVTFYDRVTGAEILAYFGRLRGDERRAELLDRFPVPLDRNVKAYSSGNKQKLAIVATFMHDPELAIMDEPTSGLDPLVQNEFYELLEEREERGQTSFFSSHVLSEVRRVCDRVGIIRKGRLIELDSVENILAEGGTIVTVRLAEEPPTADLEFPGTAHVERRDDRYRLVLSREFDSLIDRLHEYTVLDLEVREASIEDVFMHFYGDTEDTDGEPDATRMDPDAGRATGSGDSGPAGDAS
- a CDS encoding XTP/dITP diphosphatase codes for the protein MAIRFVTGNEGKVREARAYLEGVEPVEQLEYDYTEVQSDSLAAIATYGAREAFAELGSDEPVLVDDGGLFVDALGGFPGPYSAYVEDTVGVERLWRLAKDEEDRRARFRTVIAYADEDGTETFEGAVAGTLVAPRGDGGFGYDPIFEYNGQTFAEMSTDEKNAISHRGRALAKFADWYAEREA
- a CDS encoding SOUL family heme-binding protein — translated: MRSIRRMLVGIGALVAVWIGWGVYASRTTERVPSETIDRFDGIEIRRYPQLVLVETTAETERTAFQRLFRYLSGSNARSEDVAMTAPVATRSESISMTAPVRTDADGDTVTMAFYLPSTYTPERAPTPTDPDVRLVVESPRTVAVRRFSWYATDGRVDRQRTRLLEQLSERQIETRGQPVLLQYNDPWTPPFLRTNEIEVTIEEPDSPPRDEGQRTAIES
- a CDS encoding ABC transporter permease, producing MLEITSFEAGRRLRGAVLLSGALIALIALTIGLFPSIQETGVDFDAYLESLPPEARRAFVGNVTTLTTIEGYLVSQLYQFGWVLLLAIYYAYAAASTVAAEVERGTVGLMLSLPVTRTRFVVGKFLSLVPGLVLVNAITFLAVYLGVRIVDESIDVTYLFAVHAASIPYLLACAGVGLLASVAFDSVRRAQTVGAGAVFGLFLLDTFTFDTDYEWLGDVAVSRYFDPGAILVDGDISMSDLTLLVVVAVVLVVVSSEYFERRDVSG
- a CDS encoding COG1361 S-layer family protein — translated: MTGQAGGSSHRSRRRVALAGCLLVALLLSVGGLVPVSGSTAAPALQNDQPGNDTRANDTVPTTPDGQLAPFNETTPGADVGPAPRVPTGGDGAAARADASATDTGRVQPPDDNLTVTVADNQSVRAGNAASVVLEVENDGDEEATDIVVTLEPPAGALTLGSPAAPQPSQSVYIEDIWPGDTETIDVDIAAADVEPGTYPLYARVQYTIDEDDDDDDDDDDDGDDEDDDDDDDDDNETVVTGGPSVLGLPVTESQPFDVTPVDGDIPVDGEGIYEVRITNDGNETVTGAVAVMNVSPPLTSESPTAYIGPLESGESETVRFPLESSTDAIETTASATLSITYDTGTGERTSTDPMAIPVSIADTNEETDVDSLAPFALVGVVLLLAAVWWIRRR